In Prunus dulcis chromosome 1, ALMONDv2, whole genome shotgun sequence, the following are encoded in one genomic region:
- the LOC117636065 gene encoding eEF1A lysine and N-terminal methyltransferase-like — MEPELGPKLGTQYLSEVRRVLKSGGKFICLTLAESHVLALIFSKFRFGWKMGIHAIPQKPSSKPSLQAFMVIAEKQVSSVLQEITSSFNDSSLALKGSQACGLLEAVEKENQIRRDYSTGSDVLYSLEELQLGARGDLTKLCPGHRFQLTLGGDSRFSYRAVVLDAQESSGPFAYHCGVFIVPKTRAHEWLFSSEEGQWMVVESSKAARLVMVLLDASHVSASMDDFQKDLSPLVKQLAPGKDDSGAQIPFMMASDGIKQRNIVHQVTSTITGPVIVEDVIYENVDGDISRILPSRDLTFRRLVFQRSEGLVQSEALLSEEGSNNKVGETERKKTNSSSKSKRRGIHRRSGETSHQLKVYHGYLASSYHTGILSGLMLISSNLESMASTQKLVKAVVIGLGAGLLPMFLHRCMPFMHTEVVELDPVVLKLAKEYFSFVEDDRLQVHIADGIQFVRNVANSAAADEISAVQEKEGACCNTEPPSSSGSCLESHVEGKVPSKVDIVIIDVDSADSSSGMTCPAADFVQETFLQTVKDALSEKGLFIINLVSRSQAIKDSVISRMKVVFSHLSCLQLEEDVNEVIFGLCSASCIKEDSFPEAALQLEKLLKLEHPEISQSIINTTKKLRQLK, encoded by the exons ATGGAGCCAGAGCTTGGCCCTAAGCTTGGGACTCAGTATTTATCAGAG gTGAGAAGAGTTTTGAAGTCTGGGGGAAAATTTATTTGCCTTACATTGGCAGAGTCACATGTTCTTG CTTTGATTTTCTCTAAGTTTCGGTTTGGGTGGAAAATGGGTATTCATGCCATACCTCAGAAACCGTCTAGTAAGCCAAGCCTTCAAGCATTTATGGTGATTGCTGAGAAACAGGTTTCCAGTGTGTTGCAGGAGATCACTTCATCTTTCAATGATTCTTCCCTTGCTTTAAAGGGAAGTCAG GCTTGTGGACTTCTTGAAGCTGTTGAAAAGGAGAATCAAATTCGTAGAGATTACTCCACTGGTTCAGATGTATTATACTCTCTTGAAGAATTGCAACTTGGAGCCAGAGGGGATTTGACTAAGCTTTGCCCTGGTCATCGTTTTCAGCTTACTTTGGGTGGTGATTCCCGTTTCAGTTACAGAGCTGTAGTTCTTGATGCCCAGGAATCATCTGGTCCATTTGCATATCATTGTGGGGTTTTTATTGTGCCTAAG ACTCGGGCTCATGAATGGCTCTTCTCCTCAGAAGAAGGACAATGGATGGTAGTAGAAAGCTCGAAGGCAGCTCGTCTAGTAATG GTATTATTAGATGCCAGCCATGTTAGTGCCAGCATGGATGATTTTCAG AAGGATTTATCCCCCTTGGTTAAACAATTGGCACCTGGGAAAGATGACAGTGGTGCTCAGATTCC GTTCATGATGGCAAGTGATGGGATCAAGCAAAGAAACATTGTTCACCag GTCACATCTACAATAACTGGACCAGTTATAGTTGAGGATGTGATTTATGAAAATGTTGATGGTGATATCAGTCGCATTCTACCATCCAGAGATTTGACATTTCGTCGCCTTGTTTTCCAAAGAAGTGAGGGTCTGGTTCAGTCTGAAGCTCTTCTGTCTGAGGAAGGCTCCAACAATAAAGTTGGTGAGACTGAGAGGAAAAAGACAAACTCATCTTCTAAATCTAAAAGAAGAGGAATCCATAGAAGAAGTGGTG aaacAAGCCACCAGCTGAAGGTATATCATGGGTATTTGGCTAGTTCTTATCATACAGGGATTCTTTCTGGGTTAATGTTGATTTCATCTAATTTGGAAAGCATGGCGTCAACTCAAAAATTG GTCAAAGCAGTTGTAATTGGTCTTGGAGCAGGTTTACTCCCTATGTTCCTTCATAGATGTATGCCCTTTATGCACACTGAG GTGGTGGAGTTGGATCCTGTAGTCCTCAAACTTGCAAAAGAATACTTCAGTTTTGTTGAAGATGATCGCTTGCAG GTGCACATTGCTGATGGTATTCAGTTTGTTAGAAATGTTGCAAATTCTGCTGCAGCTGATGAAATTTCTGCAGTTCAAGAGAAGGAAGGTGCTTGCTGCAACACAGAGCCCCCTTCTTCCAGTGGGAGCTGCTTAGAATCACATGTTGAAGGCAAGGTGCCTTCGAAGGTTGACATAGTTATTATTGATGTGGATTCTGCAGACTCAAG CTCTGGGATGACCTGTCCTGCAGCAGATTTTGTGCAGGAGACATTTCTTCAGACTGTAAAGGATGCACTTTCTGAGAAAGgtctatttattattaatttggtGTCACGGTCACAAGCCATTAAAGACAGTGTTATTTCAAGGATGAAAGTG GTGTTTAGCCATCTTTCCTGCCTACAGCTTGAAGAAGACGTCAATGAAGTTATTTTTGGTCTCTGTTCAGCTTCTTGTATCAAGGAGGATAGCTTCCCTGAAGCCGCTCTTCAACTTGAGAAACTGTTAAAATTGGAACACCCAGAGATAAGCCAAAGCATTATAAATACGACAAAGAAGTTGAGACAATTGAAGTGA
- the LOC117614244 gene encoding eEF1A lysine and N-terminal methyltransferase-like: protein MCVPYTFLYSILLHHSLKDKAKPQIIPALTTHLQRSHKIGKKEEQLAELLGTLGDFTSKENWDKFFTIRGTDDAFEWYAEWSELRNPLLSHLPPQPQILVPGCGSSRLSEHLYDAGFNSITNIDFSKVAISDCLRRNVRHRPDMRWRVMDMTAISDCLVLKL, encoded by the coding sequence ATGTGCGTTCCTTATACATTTTTGTACTCCATTTTACTGCATCATTCACTGAAAGACAAAGCCAAACCCCAAATAATCCCGGCATTGACAACACACTTGCAGAGAAGCCACAAAATAGGGAAGAAGGAGGAGCAGCTCGCAGAGTTACTGGGAACCCTAGGAGACTTTACAAGCAAAGAGAATTGGGACAAGTTCTTCACCATCCGAGGCACCGACGACGCCTTCGAGTGGTACGCCGAGTGGTCTGAGCTCAGAAACCCTTTGCTCTCCCACCTCCCTCCGCAACCCCAAATTCTCGTTCCCGGCTGCGGCAGCTCCCGCCTCTCCGAGCACCTATACGACGCCGGTTTCAATTCCATCACCAACATTGACTTCTCCAAGGTCGCCATTTCCGACTGCCTCCGCCGCAATGTTCGCCATAGGCCCGATATGCGCTGGCGCGTCATGGACATGACCGCCATTTCCGACTGCCTCGTCCTCAAACTGTAA
- the LOC117614234 gene encoding eEF1A lysine and N-terminal methyltransferase-like, with translation MPKLEQLEDILGTLEGFTVKENWDRFFTIRGSDNEFEWYAEWADLRGPLLAHLSKLQSQTLPLQILVPGCGVSNLSGHLYDAGFKAITNIDFSEIAVSDMLQRNACQRPGMKWQVMDMTTMQFEDESFDVVVDKGGLDALIEPEFGLKKGNQYLSEVNRVLKSGGKFVCFTWGFCDVLGLLFSNFRLGWKMGIYAMPLKPNCTKPNDLQTFMVVAEKETPSALHQITSTFKISHGNQTCSLLEALENENRVRKEYSTAGSDMAVLT, from the exons atgcCAAAGCTGGAGCAATTAGAGGACATATTGGGAACACTAGAAGGCTTCACAGTGAAAGAGAACTGGGACAGGTTCTTCACCATTCGAGGCAGTGACAACGAATTCGAGTGGTACGCTGAGTGGGCCGACCTCAGAGGTCCACTCCTCGCCCACCTCTCGAAGCTCCAGTCCCAAACCCTACCGCTGCAAATACTCGTTCCGGGTTGCGGCGTTTCCAACCTCTCTGGTCACCTCTACGACGCTGGGTTTAAGGCCATCACGAACATTGACTTCTCTGAGATTGCCGTGTCCGATATGCTGCAACGCAATGCATGCCAACGCCCTGGTATGAAATGGCAAGTCATGGACATGACCACCATGCAg TTTGAAGATGAGAGCTTTGACGTTGTGGTTGACAAAGGTGGATTGGACGCCTTGATAGAGCCCGAGTTTGGCCTTAAGAAGGGGAATCAATATTTATCAGAG GTAAATAGAGTTTTAAAATCGGGAGGAAAATTTGTTTGCTTTACATGGGGTTTCTGCGATGTTTTGG GTTTGCTCTTCTCCAACTTCCGGCTTGGTTGGAAAATGGGTATTTATGCCATGCCTCTGAAACCAAACTGTACCAAACCAAATGATCTTCAGACTTTTATGGTGGTTGCTGAAAAGGAGACGCCTTCTGCATTGCATCAGATAACGTCAACATTCAAAATTTCTCATGGAAATCAg ACTTGTAGCCTCCTTGAAGCTCTTGAAAACGAGAATCGAGTTCGTAAAGAATACTCCACTGCTGGTTCTGATATGGCAGTGCTCACCTGA